CGACAAATACAAATTTAATGGAGCTACTTATCTTAACTGATGCTTTAAGACGTAGCAGTGCAAGCTCTATAACAGCGATTGTGCCGTATTTTGGCTACGCTAGACAAGATAGAAAAGCAGCTCCTAGAGTGCCGATCACTGCAAAACTAGTGGCAAACATGATGCAAACAGCAGGTATCGATAGAGTCGTCACTATGGATCTTCATGCAGGGCAAATTCAAGGATTTTTTGATATTCCGGTAGATAACCTTTATGGAAGTATCATTTTTAATGACTACGTAAGAGCTAAAAATTTACCAAACCCAATTGTTGCAAGTCCTGATGTAGGCGGTGTCGCTCGTGCTAGAGCCTTAGCTAAAAATCTAAATCTTGACATGGTTATCGTAGATAAGCGCCGCGAAAAAGCAAACGAGAGCGAAGTAATGAATATAATCGGTGACGTAAATGGTAAAGATGTGATTTTAGTCGATGATATGATCGATACCGCTGGCACGATCGTAAAGGCAGCTGAAATTTTTAAAGAGCGTGGCGCAACTAGTGTTATGGCATTTTGCACGCATCCAGTCCTTAGCGGACCAGCTTACGATAGGCTAAAACTAGGCTTTTTAGATGAGCTAGTGGTAACAGATACTATACCTTTAGCAGAGGAGCTACCTTGTATAAAAGTGCTAAGTGCAGCTTCTTTATTTGGCGAAGTGATACGCCGTGTATATCACAATGAAAGCGTAAATAGCTTATTTTAATTAATTTTGGCTTTTGTTTTTAGCGTTTCAGGCAAAAGCCAAATCTTTCAATATTTATTAGAATTTAATTTTTGATAAATCAAAATTTGTAGCAAAAAGATAGCCTCTATTTATAGCTGGAATTTTTAAAATTCTAGCCTTCTCTTTAAAAATTTTTGGCATTATGGTTTTACAAAATGGAGTTACTAGAAGGTAAGTATCTGCATATCCGACAGCGATCTTGCCGCTTAGCACCACGCTTGTTTGCTTTGCTAAATTTGTGCTTAGCTCATCTTTTTGAGCTTTGCTTAGAAGCACGTTTAGCTCTTTTGCCGCCATATCGACACCTCGCACAACGTTGCTATCATTTTTTATGATAAAAATTTCATCACTTATTTTTGTGATATTTGGCATTAAAATTTGTCTATCGGCTTCTAAAAACTCAAAGCTCTTTTGTACGCCACTAAAATATCTATCCAAAAATGGCTCACTAAAATTTAGCCTCATGAAGCTTCTTTTTAACTCGCCTTTTAAATTTGTCTCATCGATAAAATAGCGTAAATTTCTCTCGTCAAGATAGCTTTGAAGCTCTTTTTTGCGTAAATTTAAAAGCGGCCTAACTAGCCAGAAATGCTTTCTCTTTTCAAGCTCGCTCATACCAAAGAGCTCTTTTAGTCCAGCACCCTTACTAAGCTGCATCAAAAACCACTCAAATTTATCGTCAAACTGATGCGCTAGGATTAAATTTTCGTAGCCAAATTTTTGGCAAATTTCTCCAAAAAATTCATATCTTGCCTCGCGCGCATTTTTTTCAAAATTTGAGTTATCTAAAAAAACGCTTTTAGTATAAATTTTTTTACCAAATTTATCTGCGAGTTCTTTTGCGCTTTTTATTTCGTTTTTGCTTTGCTCTCGAACATTGTAATCAACCATTGCTAGATCAAATTTGATCCCAGCATCTTCTAAAATGTAAAAAAGTGCAGTGCTGTCTATGCCGTGCGAGAAGGCTAGTAGGTTTGCACCTGAGTTTAGCTTTTCTCGCACATTTTGGTTTATCATTTTGCTTTTTTGATGATTTTAGCGATTAGTTTTTGATCGACCACATCGCTTACTTCGCAAAGATAGAGCGAGCCTATCTCAAGCTCTTTGACATCGCTTTCATTGATCAATATCTCGCCATCTATATCTTTGTCCCAGATATCTTTTTTGGCTGCGTAAAACATCTCACCCTCGCTACTTTCGCCCTCAAGAGAAGCATAAATTTGCTTACCTATCTCTTTTTGCAAGCTCTCATTTATCGATTTTTTAGTGATTTTTTCTATATTATTTAGTCTTTTTGAGATAATCTTGGCTGGGATTTGCTCCATTTCAAAAGATGCTGTGTCTTCTTCTTTCGAGTAGGCAAAGGCTGAAATTCTATCAAATTTAAATTCTTCTAAAAATTCGCAAAGCTCCTCAAAATCCTCCTCGCTCTCTCCTGGATGACCCACGATGACACCAGTTCGTAAGAATGAATTCTCGGCATTTCTCATTAAATTTAAAAGCTCTTTGATCTTTTTAGCGCCACTTCCACGCTTCATTATCTTTAGCATATCTTCGCTGATGTGTTGAATCGGCATGTCAAAGTAGTTGTGAAAGACAGGCGAGGCGATGATGCGCAAAATGAGCTCCTTACTAGTCGTGCTTGGATAGAGATAAAGTATCCTGGCACTCCTTACGCCCTTTATCTTTTCTATCTCGTCTATTAAATTTATAAGCCCGTCGCTAATGCCTTGATCACGCATATATGAGCTTGAGTCCTGAGATAAAAAGCTAAAGTCGTAGTAGCCTTTTTTGACTAAATTTTTGACCTCATTTACGATGTTTTCAAGTGAGCGTGATTTTAGTTTGCCTTTAAAAGTTGGAATGGCACAAAAACTGCATTTTTGGTTACAGCCCTCTGAAATTTTGATGTAGGCGTGGTAGTTTGAGCCAGTTATCACACGCTCTTCATTTGCTTGCAGATAAGTTTGCGGGCTAAATAAATTTTGCTTTTTTAGAATGATCTCATCGATCTTGTCATAGTCAGCCACACCGGTAAAGAGATCAACCTCTGGTAGCTCTTTCATGAGTTCGTCTTTGTAACGCTGCATAAGACAGCCAGTTACTACTAGTAAAGAGCCATTTTTACGTGCTTCGTGCATCTCAAGTATGGTTTGAATGCTCTCTTCTTTAGCAGATTTGATAAAGCCACAGGTATTTACGATGATAACGTCAGCGTCACTGATATCATCCGTGATATCGTAGTTTTGCAATCTGCCAAGCATTATTTCTGAATCAACTAAATTTTTGTTACAGCCAAGTGAAATTAAGTGAAGTTTTGGCATTTTTATATCCAGATATTATCTATTAGCCTAGTTTTGCCAACATAAGCTGCTACTAAAATGATGGTGTTATTTTTTTCTATTTTGGAAATTTCATTTAAATTTCTATCCGTAATTGCGACATAATCAACCTTTAATGGCTCTAGCACTTCAAGCATCTTTGTTTTGATCTCACTTGCGTCTTCCTCGCCGTTTTGGATCAAATTTTGTGCTTTATTTAGCGATCTTGAAAGCCTTAGAGCATTACATTTATCTTCGTCGCAGATATAGACGTTTCTACTTGAAAGCGCTAAGCCGTCTGGCTCTCTAACGATATCGCAAGCCACTAGGCTGGTATTAAGAAAAAATGTCTTTATCATGTTTTGCACGATGATTAATTGTTGTGTATCTTTTTTGCCCATGTAAACGCTATTTGCACGAGTTAGGCGAAATAGCTTGTTTAGCACCCTTAAGACGCCATCAAAGTGGCCTGGCCTAGTTTTGCCCTCCAAGATAGCTGAAAATTTCTTTGGAGCGACGATTAGAGGCTCATCTTCAAAGTAAAGTTCATTAGCATCCGGAATAAAAATAGCGCTAACGCCGTTTTGCTCGCAAATTTTAATGTCGTTTTGCTCATTTCTTGGGTATTTGTCTAGATCTTCGCCTGCTAAAAATTGAGTTGGATTTACAAACGTTGAGACGATACTTATCTCATTTTCGCTCACGCATTTTTTGATAAGGCTAACATGTCCGTCATGAAGTGCGCCCATGGTTGGCACAAAACCGATCTTTGCGCTTGTGCTAGAGACGAAATTTTCAAGTTCTTTTATAGTTCTTATGATTTGCATTTTGACTCTTTTTGTTTTAAATTTTAACTTGGCATTGTAACAAAAAAGGATTAAAAGGGCGTAAATTTAAAAATGTAAGCAACTTTTGGCTAAAATCGGCAAAAATTTTTGGAGAAAAACTTGGATAGTTACGAATACAACGAGCTTTTAAAGAAGCTACAAACAAAAGTTGAAAATATAGGCTCTATCGTAAAGCCTGAAGAGATCAAGGCTAGACTAAAAGAGATCGAGGCTATAGAGCAAGACCCTAGCTTTTGGCAAGATATCGCTAAAGCAGGGGCGCTAAATAAAGAAAAGACAAAAATTTCAAATATGCTTGCAAAATTTAATGACGCTAATCAAGCAGTAAGTGATGCAAAGGAGCTCTTTGAGCTAGCAAATTCTGAAAATGATGAAGAGACTATAAATTCTCTTTTTGATGACGCTAAAAATTTAGATGAAAAGATAGTAAATCTTGAAATTTCTATGCTTTTAAGCGGCGAAGATGACGGCAAAAACGCGATCGTATCGATCCACCCTGGAGCTGGCGGCACTGAGAGTAATGACTGGGCGAGCATGCTTTATAGGATGTATCTTAGATTTTGCGAGCGCGAGGGCTTTAAGGTCGAGACTCTTGACTTTCAAGAGGGCGATGAGGCTGGGCTAAAGGATGTTAGCTTTATTGTAAAAGGTGAAAATGCTTATGGGTATTTCAAAGCAGAAAATGGCATCCACAGGCTCGTTCGCACAAGTCCATTTGATAGTGCAGGGCGCCGTCATACAAGCTTTTCTAGCGTCATGGTAAGCCCTGAAGTAGATGATGATATAGAGATCGAGATCGAGGAAAAAGATCTAAAGATAGACACTTATAGAGCAAGCGGTGCAGGCGGTCAGCACGTAAATAAAACTGAATCAGCCATTCGCATCACGCATATACCAACTGGCATTGTCGTGCAGTGCCAAAATGACCGCAGCCAGCACAAAAATAGAGCTACAGCGATGAAAATGCTAAAATCTCGTCTTTACGAGCTTGAGCTAATGAAACAACAAGAAGCGAGCAACAGCGTCGAAAAGAGCGAGATCGGCTGGGGTCATCAGATAAGATCATACGTACTTTTCCCGTATCAGCAAGTAAAAGACAACCGCAGTGGCGAGGCATATTCACAAACCGATGCGATACTTGATGGGGATATCAAAAAGATGATAGAGGGCGTCTTGATCGCTCAAAAGGCGGACGCGTAGTAAATTTATAAAAAGAGATGAGAGCTAAAATTTCATCTCTTTTAGCTTTGTGCAAGCTTCTTCTTTGCCTTTAAAGCAAGCCTCATCAAGATAAATTCTTGCTTTCTTATAGTCATTTTTACCTAGATAGATAAGCCCTAGATCATAACTAGCCTCACTTGAGCCAAGGCTTGTAGCTTTTTCGTAAAAATATATCGCTTTTTCTAAATTTTTATTGACCCCAAGACCGTACTCGTAGATGTATCCAGCGCTTCTTAGTCCGTCTATATTGCCATATCTGCCAGCTGTCTCAAACCAAAAAAGTGCCCTTAAGATATCCTTGCTAAAGCCTTTGCCATCACGAAAACAAATGCCAGTTTGCTGCATGGCTAGAACATTTCCATCTTTTGCGTAGTCGTAAAATCTCTTGCAAGCTTTTGGATAGTTGCCCTCGTTATATAGATAGATTGCGTCTGCTATTTGCTCGACCTCTGGATCAAGTGGCGGCTCGCTAAGGCCTAAATTTTGTGAAATTTGATCTAACGAACATCCCCAAAATAGCAAAATACTAAATACAAAAATGATAAATTTTTTCATATTTGTCCTTGAAAATTTAGGCGATTTTATCCAATTTTATCTTATAATGCCCGCAAATTTTAAGCAAAAGGAACGATATGGATCATAATGCACTTTTAATCCAGCTTGGCTATAACGTCAATGAAACGACCACTGCTCAAATGTGTAGAATTTTAAAC
This window of the Campylobacter concisus genome carries:
- a CDS encoding ribose-phosphate pyrophosphokinase; amino-acid sequence: MRGYKIFSGTANIELSKKISQYLSLPLSEASIKRFSDGEISVQIGESVRGKDVFVIQPTCAPTNTNLMELLILTDALRRSSASSITAIVPYFGYARQDRKAAPRVPITAKLVANMMQTAGIDRVVTMDLHAGQIQGFFDIPVDNLYGSIIFNDYVRAKNLPNPIVASPDVGGVARARALAKNLNLDMVIVDKRREKANESEVMNIIGDVNGKDVILVDDMIDTAGTIVKAAEIFKERGATSVMAFCTHPVLSGPAYDRLKLGFLDELVVTDTIPLAEELPCIKVLSAASLFGEVIRRVYHNESVNSLF
- the tilS gene encoding tRNA lysidine(34) synthetase TilS — translated: MINQNVREKLNSGANLLAFSHGIDSTALFYILEDAGIKFDLAMVDYNVREQSKNEIKSAKELADKFGKKIYTKSVFLDNSNFEKNAREARYEFFGEICQKFGYENLILAHQFDDKFEWFLMQLSKGAGLKELFGMSELEKRKHFWLVRPLLNLRKKELQSYLDERNLRYFIDETNLKGELKRSFMRLNFSEPFLDRYFSGVQKSFEFLEADRQILMPNITKISDEIFIIKNDSNVVRGVDMAAKELNVLLSKAQKDELSTNLAKQTSVVLSGKIAVGYADTYLLVTPFCKTIMPKIFKEKARILKIPAINRGYLFATNFDLSKIKF
- the rimO gene encoding 30S ribosomal protein S12 methylthiotransferase RimO; its protein translation is MPKLHLISLGCNKNLVDSEIMLGRLQNYDITDDISDADVIIVNTCGFIKSAKEESIQTILEMHEARKNGSLLVVTGCLMQRYKDELMKELPEVDLFTGVADYDKIDEIILKKQNLFSPQTYLQANEERVITGSNYHAYIKISEGCNQKCSFCAIPTFKGKLKSRSLENIVNEVKNLVKKGYYDFSFLSQDSSSYMRDQGISDGLINLIDEIEKIKGVRSARILYLYPSTTSKELILRIIASPVFHNYFDMPIQHISEDMLKIMKRGSGAKKIKELLNLMRNAENSFLRTGVIVGHPGESEEDFEELCEFLEEFKFDRISAFAYSKEEDTASFEMEQIPAKIISKRLNNIEKITKKSINESLQKEIGKQIYASLEGESSEGEMFYAAKKDIWDKDIDGEILINESDVKELEIGSLYLCEVSDVVDQKLIAKIIKKAK
- the panC gene encoding pantoate--beta-alanine ligase, producing the protein MQIIRTIKELENFVSSTSAKIGFVPTMGALHDGHVSLIKKCVSENEISIVSTFVNPTQFLAGEDLDKYPRNEQNDIKICEQNGVSAIFIPDANELYFEDEPLIVAPKKFSAILEGKTRPGHFDGVLRVLNKLFRLTRANSVYMGKKDTQQLIIVQNMIKTFFLNTSLVACDIVREPDGLALSSRNVYICDEDKCNALRLSRSLNKAQNLIQNGEEDASEIKTKMLEVLEPLKVDYVAITDRNLNEISKIEKNNTIILVAAYVGKTRLIDNIWI
- the prfB gene encoding peptide chain release factor 2, producing MDSYEYNELLKKLQTKVENIGSIVKPEEIKARLKEIEAIEQDPSFWQDIAKAGALNKEKTKISNMLAKFNDANQAVSDAKELFELANSENDEETINSLFDDAKNLDEKIVNLEISMLLSGEDDGKNAIVSIHPGAGGTESNDWASMLYRMYLRFCEREGFKVETLDFQEGDEAGLKDVSFIVKGENAYGYFKAENGIHRLVRTSPFDSAGRRHTSFSSVMVSPEVDDDIEIEIEEKDLKIDTYRASGAGGQHVNKTESAIRITHIPTGIVVQCQNDRSQHKNRATAMKMLKSRLYELELMKQQEASNSVEKSEIGWGHQIRSYVLFPYQQVKDNRSGEAYSQTDAILDGDIKKMIEGVLIAQKADA
- a CDS encoding tetratricopeptide repeat protein; the encoded protein is MKKFIIFVFSILLFWGCSLDQISQNLGLSEPPLDPEVEQIADAIYLYNEGNYPKACKRFYDYAKDGNVLAMQQTGICFRDGKGFSKDILRALFWFETAGRYGNIDGLRSAGYIYEYGLGVNKNLEKAIYFYEKATSLGSSEASYDLGLIYLGKNDYKKARIYLDEACFKGKEEACTKLKEMKF